Proteins from one Podospora pseudoanserina strain CBS 124.78 chromosome 1, whole genome shotgun sequence genomic window:
- a CDS encoding hypothetical protein (EggNog:ENOG503NZIT): MPTKTPKPFVHCVGNPDFEPEKAVGDHDRHQAALKLLEEKNDFEGAVRLWFGLPEAGKDDYVYHALASVTLGQVQRGVEMGAEKGLHGWYEGAKDGETPLPPPSTTDIAAYTNLFTPSLSPSSALKSFVSNARKSSIRALVAENLSSKRYINPAWPSLQIPRVKNVASLPLNPYLDFWRWTCQNLEWCGPVGGQGLKSHWVLPVVMHHFGCVVPSYESLSIIKTLAVEGVKKNSDSTADGNDNIGPENGNGNGATNGKKESKKKAKKEKPPPLKILDVGSGSGYWSFMLGQCGLETVAVDNMQSEWRVTWLKDTHLTTGTSYLHSLPDSQHKSHILLLVYPITGPDGSGSFTKDLMKEYQGDVVVVAGTQNKNGYTSFGRGKGTMDSFMLESQEQRGKWEKVVQVPLPSFAGRDEGLFVYVRKR, from the exons ATGCCAACCAAGACACCCAAACCGTTTGTTCACTGCGTCGGCAATCCCGACTTTGAGCCGGAGAAGGCGGTGGGTGACCACGACAGGCATCAAGCTGCTTTgaagttgttggaggagaagaatgATTTTGAAGGGGCGGTCAGGTTGTGGTTTGGTCTGCCGGAGGCGGGGAAGGACGATTATGTGTATCATGCTTTGGCTAGTGTGACGCTGGGGCAGGTGCagaggggggttgagatgggggcAGAGAAGGGGCTGCATGGGTGGTATGAGGGGGCGAAGGACGGTGAG acaccccttcctcccccgtcaACAACGGATATAGCCGCCTATACAAATCTCttcactccctccctctccccatcctcggcgcTAAAGTCTTTTGTTTCCAACGCGAGGAAATCTTCCATCCGAGCCTTGGTAGCGGAGAACTTATCCTCAAAACGCTACATTAACCCAGCATGGCCCTCCCTCCAAATCCCCAGGGTCAAGAACGTTGCATCACTGCCATTAAACCCGTATCTTGACTTCTGGAGATGGACCTGTCAAAACCTCGAGTGGTGCGGGCCGGTGGGAGGTCAGGGGTTGAAGAGCCACTGGGTTTTGCCGGTGGTTATGCACCATTTTGGCTGTGTGGTTCCCAGTTATGAGAGTCTTTCCATTATCAAAACCCTAGCCGTGGAGGGGGTTAAGAAGAACAGCGATAGCACAGCTGACGGAAATGACAATATTGGGCCCGAAAATGGAAATGGGAACGGGGCTACGAACGGCAAGAAGGAATCCAAAAAGAAggccaaaaaagaaaagccaccaccgctcaaGATTTTGGACGTGGGCAGTGGGAGTGGATATTGGAGTTTTATGCTGGGGCAGTGTGGGCTGGAGACTGTGGCTGTGGACAATATGCAGAGTGAATG GAGAGTCACCTGGCTCAAAGACACCCACCTGACAACCGGCACATCCTACCTCCACTCCCTTCCTGATTCTCAACACAAATCccacatccttctccttgtctaCCCCATCACGGGACCAGACGGCTCTGGTTCTTTTACCAAGGATCTGATGAAAGAATATCAAGGTGATGTCGTCGTTGTGGCCGGGACTCAAAACAAGAACGGGTATACTTCCTTCGGCAGAGGGAAGGGGACGATGGATAGTTTCATGTTGGAATCGCAAGAACAGAGGGGAAAGTGGGAAAAGGTGGTTCAAGTGCCTCTGCCTAGCTTTGCCGGGAGGGACGAGGGGTTGTTTGTTTACGTTAGGAAGAGGTAG
- the RPN5 gene encoding proteasome regulatory particle subunit (COG:O; BUSCO:EOG09262P1W; EggNog:ENOG503NV7Q) has translation MADAAFKPEKDYSKEVDQQLPEAEQLAKTDLQGAIEKLSILEKQARQASDLASTSRILIAIVTLCKNAGDWALLSEQTLILSKKHGQLKQAITKMVQTVMDFLDQTPTLEIKLSVIETLRTVTEGKIFVEVERARVTKILSDIKKQQGDLKAATDILCELQVETFGSMERREKTEFILAQVALCIEIGDWTQAGILSRKISTRYLARKPKKTQEQLDKEQQEREKKAKAGEEVPEVKEDDVTDLKLRYYEQQITLAKHDSKYLDVCKHYRQVLDTETVEEDPVKLRAVLQRIIYFIILAPYDNEQHDLLHRIHKDTRNTAVPEDAELLELFTVQELMRWPQVSKMFGPHLCSTEIFDSAEGQSGDEKAFGRWQDLRKRVIEHNVRVVAKYYTRIRMGRLTQLLDLTEEETEKYISELVTSKTVYAKIDRPARIVNFAKPRDADDILNEWSFNMKSLLGHLERIDHLITKEEMMARIQPGVKQTKSKPSRR, from the exons ATGGCGGACGCTGCGTTCAAGCCTGAGAAGGACTACTCCAAGGAGGTGGACCAGCAGCTTCCCGAGGCTGAGCAGCTCGCAAAG ACGGATCTCCAGGGTGCTATCGAAAAGCTGTCTATTCTTGAGAAGCAAGCCCGTCAGGCATCCGATCTCGCCTCCACATCCCGaatcctcatcgccatcgtTACCCTCTGCAAGAATGCCGGTGACTGGGCCCTCCTCAGCGAACAGACCCTTATCCTCTCCAAGAAGCATGGCCAACTCAAAcaggccatcaccaagatggtGCAAACCGTCATGGACTTCCTCGACCAGACCCCCACCCTAGAGATCAAGCTCTCCGTCATCGAGACCCTCCGTACCGTTACCGAGGGCAAGATCTTTGTCGAGGTCGAGCGGGCGCGTGTGACCAAGATTCTGTCAgacatcaagaagcagcaagGCGATCTAAAGGCGGCGACGGATATTCTGTGCGAGCTCCAGGTCGAGACGTTTGGGTCTATGGAACGTCGGGAAAAGACCGAATTTATTCTGGCGCAGGTGGCTCTGTGCATTGAAATTGGCGACTGGACCCAAGCCGGTATTCTCAGTCGTAAAATCAGCACCAGATACCTGGCGCGCAAGCCCAAAAAGACACAGGAGCAGCTTGacaaggagcagcaggaacgtgagaagaaggcgaaggccGGCGAAGAGGTGCCAGAGGTAAAGGAGGACGATGTCACAGATCTCAAGCTCCGGTACTACGAGCAACAGATCACGCTCGCCAAGCATGACTCCAAATACCTGGATGTTTGCAAGCACTACCGACAAGTGCTTGACacggagacggtggaggaggacccCGTCAAACTACGAGCT GTCCTGCAAAGAATCATCTACTTCATCATCCTGGCACCATACGACAACGAGCAACACGATTTGCTCCACCGCATTCACAAGGACACGCGAAACACCGCCGTTCCGGAGGATGCTGAGCTCTTGGAGCTCTTTACGGTACAGGAGCTGATGCGGTGGCCTCAAGTATCCAAGATGTTCGGCCCCCATTTGTGCAGCACCGAGATCTTTGATTCAGCCGAGGGACAATCGGGCGATGAGAAGGCGTTTGGCAGATGGCAAGACTTGCGCAAGCGTGTGATTGAGCACAATGTGCGCGTGGTGGCCAAGTACTACACCCGCATCCGGATGGGCCGTCTGACACAACTCCTGGATCTGACCGAGGAAGAGACGGAGAAGTACATCAGCGAGCTGGTGACATCCAAGACAGTGTATGCCAAGATTGACCGGCCTGCCCGCATTGTCAACTTTGCCAAGCCTCGCGATGCTGATGATATCTTGAACGAGTGGAGCTTCAACATGAAGAGCCTGTTGGGTCACCTGGAGCGGATTGATCACTTGATCacaaaggaggagatgatggctcGAATTCAGCCAGGCGTGAAACAAACTAAGAGCAAGCCTTCGAGGCGTTAG
- a CDS encoding hypothetical protein (COG:I; EggNog:ENOG503PAGW) gives MVQSQGKPSTPVLPGPMHEGIAQPKDGPSDSSNAASNATTQLTLTGPQDLLNSTKGHDLPGRASFDSLSSDLGRPSLSTESNRSVFSLAQNYHVGNSSESLDTAYSADLTLPPIQLPPIQHLPHHNQDSDSDEDTDQDQTAAQQAEEGSIIVDSDDLGTDDGYGSDTNTTASTSLADSVREFIYENGRRYHKFREGMYNFPNDDVEQQREDMKHQMVKLLCGKLFFAPLDRPQQVLDIGTGTGIWAIEMADEFVGAEVLGVDLSPHQPDWVPPNVKFMIDDVESPWLHPSNHFDYIHSRHTVMAIKDWPRLMRRAQECMRPGGWFEMQEVYHFPISVNDSMPPNHPIARYWSLINEGLERLGVDFHAVAGGKLANKMRDAGFVNVTERVLQIPIGTWPKNRILKTVGLYWRTILLDGIQAIALGPLTRGLGWSQSDVEMLLMEVRRAYKDNSCLLYMPFHIIYGQKPA, from the exons ATGGTTCAGTCACAGGGCAAGCCATCCACGCCGGTTTTGCCAGGTCCAATGCATGAGGGTATAGCCCAGCCAAAAGATGGACCATCGGATTCATCCAACGCGGCTTCAAACGCTACCACTCAACTGACCTTGACCGGACCCCAagacctcctcaacagcacAAAGGGTCATGACCTGCCTGGCCGAGCCTCATTTGACAGTCTTTCGTCTGACCTCGGAAGGCCTTCTCTGTCCACCGAAAGCAACCGCTCGGTATTCTCTCTAGCACAGAATTACCATGTCGGCAACTCTTCAGAATCGCTAGACACTGCCTACTCGGCAGATTTGACCCTACCACCcatccagcttcctcccatACAGCACCTgccccaccacaaccaggACAGCGACTCTGACGAGGACACAGATCAAGACCAAACCGCTGCACAGCaggcagaagaaggcagTATCATTGTTGATTCCGACGACCTGGGTACTGATGACGGTTATGGCTCTGACACAAACACCACGGCCTCCACGTCACTGGCAGATAGTGTGAGGGAGTTCATCTACGAGAACGGGCGGAGATATCACAAGTTCCGGGAGGGCATGTACAACTTCCCTAACGATGATGTGgagcagcagagggaggatatGAAGCATCAGATGGTCAAGCTGCTTTGTGGGAAGTTGTTCTTTGCGCCCCTTGACAGGCCGCAGCAGGTTCTGGATAttgggacggggacggggataTGGGCCATCGAGATGGCGGATGAGTTCGTGGGGGCCGAGGTGCTGGGGGTGGATTTGAGTCCGCATCAGCCGGACTGGGTCCCACCCAATGTCAAGTTCATGATTGACGACGTGGAGAGCCCATGGTTGCACCCGAGTAATCATTTTGACTATATCCACTCGAGGCACACGGTTATGGCCATCAAAGACtggccgaggttgatgagacgGGCGCAGGA ATGCATGAGGCCCGGGGGTTGGTTTGAAATGCAAGAGGTGTATCATTTTCCTATTTCAGTAAACGACTCGATGCCGCCGAACCATCCTATCGCGCGGTACTGGTCTTTGATCAACGAGGGTTTAGAACGGCTCGGTGTCGACTTCCACGCCGTTGCCGGGGGCAAACTTGCGAATAAGATGCGTGACGCTGGGTTTGTCAATGTCACGGAGAGGGTGCTGCAGATACCCATTGGGACGTGGCCCAAGAACAGGATCTTGAAAACGGTGGGATTGTATTGGAGGACTATTTTGCTTGACGGCATCCAGGCAATTGCTCTCGGTCCCTTGACAAGAGGGCTTGGGTGGTCACAGTCGGACGTGgagatgctgctgatggAGGTTAGGAGAGCATACAAGGACAATAGCTGCTTGTTGTATATGCCGTTTCACATCATCTACGGACAGAAACCGGCGTGA
- a CDS encoding hypothetical protein (COG:S; EggNog:ENOG503NWHF) → MAKLKLSSIFSPSSSNNAASTTEGEPKDLKKSNRRSFSALSASLLGTKDTETNGTSAATSSKSATPSVAPGPAAPATTSEMVALAQKITRETEKLEAYLKEHDLPMPSFDASAPADFPKLPDEIAQSRKAIISATKELGLLAHGPRESVRWGIWEFLDTLALAAINHYGIGKLVPLDAPISLADLQAKTTLDPINLARLIRLAITNKIFYEPTPGFIAHTAASRVLAEDSDLQAWVGFNGEDILPASAHVLQALQTHPEATSLTRTGFQFAFNTVDKEPMFVTFGKDPDRAKRMGKAMVSLTGGEGYEPFWFVDVERGGYDFGEIDARGGTLVDVGGSHGFMCVALAERWKNMKFVVQDLQKTIDSAPKPISSDAQVAERITLLPHDFFTEQVTKEADVYFFRWILHNYSTPYALQILRNLVPALKPGARIIINDHCLFEGSGQEDPWDEKVMRRMDVVMLSLLNAQERTESEFRELFAKAGEGNQKGEFVFKGVKRPEGCRMSIIEAVWQLREEAPIVAAVEEVKEGEETPAAVEEPKTEEKAE, encoded by the exons ATGGCCAAACTCAAGCTCAGTTCCATCTTCAGCCCCAGCAGCTCCAACAATGCTGCCTCGACAACAGAGGGAGAGCCCAAAGACCTCAAAAAGTCCAACCGCCGCTCCTTTTCGGCCCTCTCTGCTTCCCTCCTCGGTACCAAGGACACGGAGACGAACGGTACTAGCGCTGCTACCTCGTCCAAGTCTGCTACCCCATCCGTGGCCCCGGGTCCGGCGGCGCCGGCCACAACGTCAGAGATGGTCGCCCTGGCCCAAAAGATCACCAGGGAGAcggagaagctcgaggccTACTTGAAGGAGCATGACCTCCCCATGCCGAGCTTTGACGCCAGTGCCCCGGCAGATTTCCCCAAGCTGCCAGATGAAATTGCCCAGAGCAGGAAGGCGATTATCTCGGCGACGAAGGAGCTGGGGCTGTTGGCTCATGGGCCGAGAGAGAGTGTGAGatgggggatttgggag TTCCTTGACACgctcgccctcgccgccatcaaccactaTGGCATCGGCAAGCTCGTTCCCCTCGACGCacccatctccctcgccgaCCTCCAGGCCAAAACCACGCTCgaccccatcaacctcgcccgTTTGATCCGtctcgccatcaccaacaagatcTTTTACGAGCCCACCCCCGGCTTCATCGCCCACACGGCCGCCTCCAGGGTCCTGGCAGAGGACTCTGACCTCCAGGCCTGGGTTGGCTTCAACGGGGAGgacatcctccccgcctccgcccACGTCCTCCAAGCCCTGCAAACCCACCCCGaggccacctccctcacccggACCGGGTTCCAGTTTGCCTTCAACACCGTCGACAAAGAACCCATGTTTGTCACCTTTGGCAAGGACCCCGACAGAGCCAAGCGCATGGGGAAAGCGATGGTGTCGCTGACGGGCGGGGAGGGCTACGAGCCGTTTTGGTTCGTCGACGTGGAAAGGGGCGGGTATGACTTCGGTGAGATCGACGCGAGGGGGGGAACGTTGGTCGACGTGGGCGGCAGCCACGGCTTCATGTGCGTCGCCCTGGCGGAGAGGTGGAAGAACATGAAGTTTGTCGTGCAGGACCTGCAAAAGACGATCGACAGCGCGCCGAAGCCGATCTCGTCCGACGCTCAGGTCGCCGAGCGGATCACCCTGCTGCCTCACGATTTCTTTACCGAGCAGGTGACCAAGGAGGCGGACGTCTACTTCTTCCGCTGGATCCTCCACAATTACTCGACCCCCTACGCGCTCCAGATCCTCCGCAACCTCGTCCCCGCCCTCAAGCCGGGCGCCCGCATCATTATTAATGATCACTGCCTGTTTGAGGGGTCGGGGCAGGAAGACCCCTGGGACGAAAAGGTCATGCGCCGCATGGATGTCGTGATGCTCAGTCTGCTCAACGCGCAGGAGCGTACCGAGTCCGAGTTCAGAGAGTTGTTCGCCAAggccggggaggggaatCAAAAGGGGGAGTTTGTTTTCAAG GGCGTCAAAAGACCAGAGGGCTGCAGAATGAGTATCATCGAGGCAGTCTGGCAGCTCAGGGAGGAGGCTCCTATTGTTGcggctgtcgaggaggtcaaggaaggggaggagacccctgctgctgttgaagagCCCAAGactgaggagaaggctgagtGA